From Haloarcula hispanica ATCC 33960, the proteins below share one genomic window:
- a CDS encoding formate dehydrogenase subunit alpha: MSTQQEPVSLDLDRRSFMKASALAGGVALGVSGAGQALQGDGEETDGTDTDTELTKTICNYCSVGCGFRGEKEGNSFVGMEPWHEHPINAGSLCSKGAGIYETEHSEKRLKHPMIQEDGEWRKLGWNDAYDRLATDIRALWPDSDVSPAEAVDVDAEHSRESVMLLGSAHHSNEEAYAIRKLAAFMGTNNIDHQARICHSTTVTGLANTWGYGAMTNTVQDYRNFDLNIIIGQNPAEAHPIAMQHILEGQKRGGTILNLDPRFTKTSAHADEFMRFRPGTDVALMMGIIKELRDKHGLARDPDADDSGQNMLTDRVQGWEDVDAELDEYDKETVEEITWVSAEDIERIADMIDEARPHVQIEWAMGGTQHNNGTQNIRSYAMASLASGSAARSGGGLQVMRGHANVQGATDLAVASHILPGYYGLTAGGWSWWAEIWDKTPETSGSTSFADMYNRFELMPPEKYVRQSPNYEGSEDANELPPNGDHGPENPAENSMMFQNGLTVARWFESALDQEDRYQETPIYQPDQTKIAVFWGHSANSISEMEQMKEGMENLDLLVVVDVFPSVASVLPDYEDGPPVLLLPASSQYEHHRSLTNTNRSVQWSEPVRSPAHNSKPDLQIMQELAGYLGFGEHFDWGAGSELYNGKSSYEGVVREFNLGTNTIGYRQTPERLQQHLEYDWAFSNEDLKGAEGTPVAGEYWMLPWPCWGEDHPGTPIIWNDDLDPNNGGQDFRTRWGVSAPTPEDWDAMPTDDEYPMQETLDAVGDRYDSQAEALDLTRAPYNPEWADDDDTAADGMIHGIPEYPGWKVTPPQSLVDPEQEVQPDELTIPQQYALDNQESVYTAAQALNNPDTGSAVFDEYLETMIGQGVDPEFYEEYDYNQPDAPTGRGRARAVVWSFLDKVPVHREPIEGPDTELLNEWPANGQQRNFYRLDQNNLVEQEQATDIIHNQDDGPDLDMIMTSGRQVEHQGGGAETRNNIHTADLQPHMYAEITPNKAAELGVDGGDLVVISSTDRGSVLVKARVTDRPNDQEVFLPYHWGGVFKGESLEDKYPDGHVPYAIGDSANAITSRGYDVETQMQETKVSMVAVNPATPEVLDRYNIDVDLDLTFPQDENDVGTQKDFDVRDNSTVQ; the protein is encoded by the coding sequence ATGAGTACACAGCAGGAACCAGTCTCACTGGATCTCGACCGGCGCTCGTTTATGAAGGCGAGCGCCCTGGCGGGCGGGGTCGCCCTCGGCGTCAGCGGCGCTGGTCAGGCACTCCAGGGGGACGGCGAGGAAACGGACGGGACAGACACGGACACCGAACTGACCAAGACGATCTGTAATTACTGCTCAGTTGGCTGTGGCTTCCGTGGTGAGAAGGAGGGCAACTCCTTTGTCGGCATGGAGCCGTGGCATGAACACCCGATAAATGCCGGGTCGCTGTGCTCGAAAGGAGCCGGCATCTACGAGACCGAACACTCCGAGAAGCGCCTCAAACACCCGATGATACAGGAGGACGGGGAGTGGCGCAAGCTCGGCTGGAACGATGCCTACGACCGTCTGGCGACTGACATCCGAGCGCTGTGGCCCGACTCCGACGTCTCACCAGCGGAAGCCGTCGACGTCGACGCGGAGCACAGCCGCGAGAGTGTGATGTTGCTGGGCAGCGCGCATCACTCCAACGAGGAGGCCTACGCCATCCGAAAGCTGGCGGCGTTCATGGGCACGAACAACATCGACCACCAAGCGCGTATCTGTCACTCCACGACGGTGACGGGGCTGGCGAACACCTGGGGCTACGGCGCGATGACAAACACCGTGCAGGACTACCGGAACTTCGACCTGAACATCATCATCGGCCAGAACCCCGCCGAGGCACATCCCATCGCGATGCAGCACATCCTCGAAGGGCAGAAACGCGGCGGGACCATCCTCAATCTGGACCCGCGGTTTACGAAAACGTCGGCCCACGCCGACGAGTTCATGCGGTTCCGCCCGGGCACCGACGTGGCCCTGATGATGGGTATCATCAAAGAACTCCGCGACAAGCACGGACTCGCGAGGGACCCGGACGCGGACGACAGCGGACAGAACATGCTCACTGACCGCGTGCAGGGCTGGGAAGACGTCGACGCGGAACTCGATGAGTACGACAAGGAGACCGTCGAGGAGATCACCTGGGTGTCCGCCGAGGACATCGAGCGCATCGCCGACATGATCGACGAGGCCCGGCCACACGTCCAGATCGAGTGGGCGATGGGTGGGACCCAGCACAACAACGGGACTCAGAACATCCGCTCGTATGCGATGGCGAGCCTCGCCTCCGGGAGTGCGGCCCGGAGCGGCGGCGGCCTCCAGGTGATGCGAGGACACGCGAACGTCCAGGGGGCGACCGATCTCGCGGTCGCGAGCCACATCCTTCCGGGCTACTACGGCCTCACAGCCGGCGGCTGGTCCTGGTGGGCCGAAATCTGGGACAAGACGCCGGAAACCAGCGGCTCCACCTCGTTTGCGGACATGTACAACCGGTTCGAGCTGATGCCGCCGGAGAAGTACGTCCGCCAGAGCCCGAACTACGAAGGGAGCGAGGACGCGAACGAACTGCCGCCGAACGGCGACCACGGCCCGGAGAACCCGGCCGAGAACTCGATGATGTTCCAGAACGGGCTGACGGTGGCCCGCTGGTTCGAATCAGCGCTCGACCAGGAGGACCGGTATCAGGAGACGCCGATCTACCAGCCCGACCAGACGAAAATCGCCGTCTTCTGGGGCCACTCCGCGAACTCCATCAGCGAGATGGAGCAGATGAAAGAGGGGATGGAGAACCTCGACCTGCTAGTCGTTGTCGACGTGTTCCCCTCGGTCGCGAGCGTCCTCCCGGACTACGAGGACGGACCGCCGGTGTTGCTGTTGCCGGCGTCCAGCCAGTACGAGCACCACCGGTCGCTTACCAACACGAACCGGTCGGTGCAGTGGTCTGAACCGGTCCGCTCGCCGGCGCACAACTCCAAGCCGGACCTCCAGATCATGCAGGAACTGGCCGGCTATCTGGGCTTCGGCGAGCACTTCGACTGGGGCGCGGGCTCGGAGCTGTACAACGGCAAGTCGAGCTACGAGGGCGTCGTCCGGGAGTTCAACCTCGGGACCAACACCATCGGCTACCGGCAGACCCCCGAGCGGCTCCAGCAACACCTAGAGTACGACTGGGCGTTCTCCAACGAGGACCTCAAGGGGGCCGAAGGGACGCCTGTCGCGGGCGAGTACTGGATGCTTCCCTGGCCCTGCTGGGGCGAAGACCATCCGGGCACGCCGATAATCTGGAACGACGACTTAGACCCCAACAACGGGGGGCAAGACTTCCGGACCCGTTGGGGCGTCTCGGCACCGACCCCGGAGGACTGGGACGCGATGCCGACGGACGACGAGTACCCGATGCAGGAGACGCTCGACGCCGTCGGCGACCGATACGACAGCCAGGCGGAAGCGCTGGACCTGACCCGGGCACCGTACAACCCCGAGTGGGCCGACGACGACGACACGGCTGCAGACGGCATGATTCACGGCATCCCGGAGTATCCGGGCTGGAAGGTGACGCCGCCACAGAGCCTCGTGGACCCCGAACAGGAGGTTCAGCCGGACGAACTCACCATTCCCCAGCAGTACGCACTCGACAACCAAGAGTCGGTGTACACCGCCGCGCAAGCGTTGAACAATCCCGACACGGGGAGCGCGGTCTTCGACGAGTACCTCGAAACGATGATCGGGCAGGGGGTTGACCCCGAGTTCTACGAGGAGTACGATTACAACCAGCCCGACGCGCCGACCGGACGCGGCCGGGCGCGTGCCGTCGTCTGGAGCTTCCTCGACAAGGTGCCGGTCCACCGCGAACCCATCGAAGGGCCGGATACGGAACTGCTGAACGAGTGGCCGGCAAACGGCCAGCAGCGGAACTTCTACCGGCTCGACCAGAACAACCTTGTCGAACAGGAACAGGCCACGGACATCATCCACAATCAGGACGACGGGCCTGATCTGGACATGATCATGACCAGCGGTCGGCAGGTCGAACACCAGGGCGGTGGTGCGGAGACGCGGAACAACATCCACACCGCCGACCTCCAGCCGCATATGTACGCTGAGATAACGCCGAACAAGGCGGCGGAACTCGGCGTCGACGGCGGCGACCTCGTCGTCATCTCCTCGACGGACCGTGGCTCCGTGCTGGTGAAAGCCCGCGTGACGGACCGGCCGAACGATCAGGAAGTGTTCCTGCCGTATCACTGGGGCGGCGTGTTCAAAGGCGAGAGTCTGGAGGACAAGTACCCCGACGGCCACGTTCCCTACGCAATCGGGGACTCAGCCAACGCTATCACGTCCCGCGGCTACGACGTGGAAACCCAGATGCAGGAGACAAAAGTATCGATGGTCGCGGTCAACCCGGCGACGCCGGAGGTACTGGACCGGTACAACATCGACGTGGACCTCGATCTCACGTTCCCGCAAGACGAGAACGACGTCGGGACACAGAAGGACTTCGACGTCCGCGACAACTCGACGGTGCAATGA
- a CDS encoding 4Fe-4S dicluster domain-containing protein has product MSTGNEVMHDGVMSTGEDARIFPDVEACIDCGGCVVSCKRTWDVPRDEQRISIATMLEGQEAASGLNASSGKAMEQGESPGETAVPMQCYHCENAPCVSVCPTDSLISKENGFVRVRDDLCIGCQYCLSACPFGAPQFPSEDEGVANLVGSGGNMDKCTMCEERQDVGKGPACAEECATDAILVGTPAQISDELDNRDSGTFFNDVAMDIIFGEDASEFQ; this is encoded by the coding sequence ATGTCAACAGGCAACGAAGTGATGCACGACGGCGTGATGAGTACCGGCGAGGACGCGCGCATCTTCCCGGACGTCGAAGCGTGCATCGACTGTGGCGGCTGTGTCGTCTCCTGTAAACGAACGTGGGACGTCCCGCGCGACGAACAGCGAATCAGCATCGCGACGATGCTCGAAGGCCAGGAGGCCGCGTCGGGGCTCAACGCCAGCAGCGGCAAGGCGATGGAACAGGGCGAGTCGCCCGGCGAGACCGCGGTGCCGATGCAGTGTTACCACTGCGAGAACGCGCCGTGTGTCTCGGTGTGTCCGACCGACTCGCTCATTTCGAAGGAGAATGGCTTCGTACGGGTCCGGGACGACCTCTGTATCGGGTGTCAGTACTGCCTCTCGGCGTGCCCCTTCGGCGCGCCGCAGTTCCCGAGCGAGGACGAGGGCGTCGCGAACCTCGTCGGCAGCGGTGGCAACATGGACAAGTGTACCATGTGCGAGGAGCGCCAGGACGTCGGCAAGGGGCCGGCCTGCGCCGAGGAGTGTGCTACCGACGCCATTCTGGTCGGGACGCCCGCCCAGATATCCGACGAACTGGACAACAGGGACAGCGGCACGTTCTTCAACGACGTGGCCATGGACATCATCTTTGGCGAGGACGCCAGTGAGTTCCAATGA
- a CDS encoding cytochrome b/b6 domain-containing protein, with protein MSNLDHGKFTRVTTLFHSLLGLDVFLLFFTGYAIMFNDELWWMLTLMGGASGVTAIHRITGIGLVALVVFWITLQIISPTGRSNFSKILPSKGDVDAFIQDIQFVLGRADERHPSARQFAGYKADEVPLLSYIGKGVVFIFSIELTLLAISGLLIWSKTGLAAMFQTKAAAMAFVTFHGLLGVIMLMGVMFHIFEHGMHPAFYPVETKAFIPRSMVPEHHGDDDEEPDTTGIERLSLSPSWRTVSTVFGAMTVIGIVSVLIGSIFDEGYPVPRELAIGGGPSSILLTIGINLGMVVLGVGLVLSMYGNVLRIRWEQQLEAEREPSTAADGGEPQTDGGQPKSDDNEN; from the coding sequence GTGAGCAATCTCGACCACGGGAAGTTCACGCGGGTGACGACCCTGTTTCACTCGCTTTTGGGGCTGGACGTGTTCCTGCTGTTTTTCACCGGGTACGCCATCATGTTCAACGACGAACTGTGGTGGATGCTGACGCTGATGGGCGGTGCATCCGGTGTGACGGCGATCCACCGCATCACCGGCATCGGACTGGTCGCACTCGTCGTCTTCTGGATTACGCTCCAGATTATCTCCCCGACCGGCCGGAGCAACTTCTCGAAGATCCTCCCCAGCAAGGGTGACGTCGACGCGTTCATTCAGGACATCCAGTTCGTGCTGGGTCGGGCCGACGAACGGCACCCCAGTGCGCGGCAGTTCGCCGGCTACAAGGCCGACGAGGTCCCGCTGCTGTCCTACATCGGCAAGGGCGTCGTGTTCATCTTCTCCATCGAGCTGACCCTGCTTGCGATTTCGGGGCTACTCATCTGGAGCAAGACCGGACTCGCCGCGATGTTCCAGACCAAGGCGGCCGCGATGGCCTTCGTCACGTTCCACGGCCTGCTGGGCGTCATCATGCTGATGGGGGTCATGTTCCACATCTTCGAGCACGGGATGCATCCCGCCTTCTACCCCGTCGAGACGAAGGCGTTCATTCCCCGAAGCATGGTGCCAGAGCACCACGGTGACGACGATGAGGAGCCGGACACCACGGGGATCGAACGTCTCTCGCTGTCCCCGTCCTGGCGCACTGTCTCGACAGTCTTCGGTGCGATGACCGTCATCGGCATCGTCTCCGTGCTCATCGGGAGCATCTTCGACGAGGGCTATCCGGTACCCCGTGAGCTTGCCATCGGCGGCGGGCCGTCGAGCATCCTGTTGACTATCGGTATTAACCTTGGGATGGTCGTCCTCGGTGTCGGGCTCGTGCTGTCGATGTACGGGAACGTCCTGCGCATCCGCTGGGAACAGCAGCTAGAAGCGGAGCGGGAACCGTCGACCGCGGCCGATGGGGGCGAGCCCCAGACCGACGGCGGCCAGCCTAAATCAGACGACAACGAGAACTGA
- a CDS encoding IclR family transcriptional regulator yields MAKTAQNPVKSAETTFEVLDALKDLDGAGVTELAQHLDVPKSTVHNYLSTLEQEEYVVNRDGVYEVGLRFLELGAYARHREKLFGIAKPEVDRLAAETGELANILVEEHGRGSYLYRARGDKAVQVKAHVGTRVPLHTTALGKAILAHMSTERVDAIVDRHGLGGEASKSISSRAELEQELADVRDRGVAFDDEERLEGLRCVAAPVLNHDNEIIGAISVSGPTNRFRGDRFREELPQKVLEVANVIELNVTYS; encoded by the coding sequence ATGGCAAAGACCGCTCAAAACCCAGTCAAATCCGCCGAGACGACGTTCGAGGTGCTTGACGCACTGAAGGACCTCGACGGGGCCGGTGTCACCGAACTGGCCCAGCACCTCGACGTCCCGAAGAGCACGGTTCACAACTATCTGAGCACGCTGGAACAGGAGGAGTACGTTGTCAACAGGGACGGTGTGTACGAGGTAGGGCTCCGATTTCTGGAGCTGGGGGCCTACGCCCGCCACCGGGAGAAACTGTTCGGGATCGCGAAGCCAGAGGTCGATCGGTTGGCCGCAGAAACCGGCGAACTCGCGAATATTCTCGTCGAAGAACACGGCCGCGGGTCGTACCTGTACCGTGCTCGGGGAGACAAAGCTGTCCAGGTCAAGGCCCACGTCGGAACACGCGTTCCGCTTCATACGACAGCGCTGGGAAAAGCGATCCTCGCACATATGTCGACCGAACGGGTCGATGCGATCGTCGACCGCCACGGACTCGGCGGGGAGGCCAGCAAGTCGATCAGTAGTAGAGCGGAACTGGAGCAAGAGCTAGCGGACGTCCGGGACCGCGGCGTCGCTTTCGACGACGAAGAGCGTCTCGAAGGGCTCCGCTGTGTCGCTGCCCCAGTGCTCAACCACGATAACGAAATCATCGGTGCGATTAGCGTTTCGGGACCGACAAATCGGTTCCGTGGCGATCGGTTCCGCGAGGAACTCCCACAGAAGGTACTGGAAGTCGCCAACGTCATCGAGCTGAACGTTACCTATTCGTAA
- a CDS encoding fumarylacetoacetate hydrolase family protein produces the protein MRYYQLRDGNSQRLAVETGDGVYDLTSVKPQLRTFRDLLKSASIAETAPDELSARHLDTAEAVSEQRLEADATDPVTADEVWAAGVTYQISEEARTEESDTPEMYLYVHDAERPEIFFKSTPNRTVGPNEAVGIRADSDWDVPEPELAIVLYEGEIVGYTIGNDMSSRSIEGENPLYLPQAKVYDRCCSVGPAVVTDIEDPHSLALSMSIHRDGERVYHGETNTSEMKRTCEELVSYYTAHNAVPELSVLLTGTSLVPDDDFTLQEGDEVTIDIESIGTLKNPATVV, from the coding sequence ATGAGGTACTACCAGCTACGCGACGGGAACTCACAGCGGTTAGCGGTCGAAACTGGGGACGGTGTGTACGATTTGACCAGCGTCAAACCGCAACTCCGCACGTTCCGTGACCTCCTCAAGTCGGCCTCGATTGCGGAGACTGCACCGGATGAACTCAGTGCCCGCCATCTCGATACCGCTGAAGCGGTGTCCGAGCAGCGACTCGAAGCCGATGCTACCGACCCCGTCACTGCCGACGAAGTCTGGGCCGCCGGCGTTACGTACCAGATCAGCGAAGAAGCGCGGACAGAAGAAAGCGACACGCCGGAGATGTATCTGTACGTGCACGATGCGGAGCGACCGGAGATCTTCTTCAAGTCGACGCCCAATCGGACTGTCGGCCCCAACGAAGCAGTCGGTATCCGGGCCGACTCGGACTGGGACGTGCCCGAGCCCGAGCTTGCGATTGTTCTCTACGAGGGAGAAATCGTCGGCTACACCATCGGCAACGACATGAGCAGTCGGTCTATCGAGGGGGAGAACCCGCTGTACCTCCCTCAGGCCAAGGTGTACGACCGTTGTTGTTCGGTCGGCCCGGCCGTCGTCACGGACATCGAAGACCCGCACTCGCTGGCGCTCTCGATGTCGATCCACCGCGACGGTGAGCGTGTCTACCACGGGGAGACCAACACCAGCGAGATGAAACGCACCTGCGAGGAACTCGTCTCGTACTACACCGCACACAACGCGGTCCCCGAACTATCGGTGCTACTTACCGGGACCTCGCTCGTTCCCGACGACGACTTTACGCTGCAGGAAGGGGACGAAGTCACCATCGACATCGAGTCCATCGGAACGCTGAAAAATCCCGCCACGGTCGTCTAA
- a CDS encoding TorD/DmsD family molecular chaperone has translation MNDAAVYEARLELVDFVIDVFWDVPEEAFVERLLSGEVQLPEDSINDQLDEGFEMLQAWIDDNTDRSVSDVQDELEREYTDLLVGPRPPVLPHETNYREDTEFIGEGLAEVDASYGAAGWAPPEDYPEEDDFIAVELAFLRYLIERQREGDEETVGYERVFIEQHLSEWVIDFADEMREEADEGLFLAAALICEGLVRFEDEIVAQIG, from the coding sequence ATGAACGACGCGGCTGTCTACGAGGCCCGCCTCGAACTGGTGGACTTCGTCATCGACGTGTTCTGGGACGTGCCCGAGGAGGCGTTCGTCGAGCGGCTGTTGAGCGGCGAGGTTCAACTGCCGGAGGACTCCATCAACGACCAGCTGGACGAGGGTTTCGAGATGCTGCAGGCGTGGATAGACGACAACACTGACCGGTCGGTCTCGGACGTGCAGGACGAACTCGAACGGGAGTACACGGACCTGCTCGTCGGCCCGCGGCCGCCGGTGTTGCCCCACGAGACGAACTACCGCGAGGACACGGAGTTCATCGGCGAGGGGCTCGCCGAAGTCGATGCCAGCTACGGTGCGGCAGGCTGGGCACCGCCCGAGGACTACCCCGAAGAGGACGACTTCATCGCCGTCGAGCTGGCGTTCCTGCGGTATCTCATCGAGCGCCAGCGCGAGGGCGACGAGGAGACCGTCGGCTACGAGCGGGTGTTCATCGAGCAACACCTCAGCGAGTGGGTCATCGACTTCGCCGACGAGATGCGCGAGGAAGCCGACGAGGGGCTGTTCCTCGCGGCGGCGCTCATCTGTGAGGGGCTGGTCCGCTTCGAGGACGAGATCGTCGCGCAGATCGGCTAG
- a CDS encoding DUF7405 family protein, giving the protein MNSRRGLLLRLSALSGAAGLSGCSSLLARQAESPTGDLDPNPRADELPRRQHAWNARLRSDAAGNDLLPRHFRLFMLDLDGSPSDSAAETVELAMRTLEDAYEFTSSGLLHMLGWGTSYFDTYGSLDSSPIRSPRVLSRTDNPDLQSFDAMLVLASDVPSHLAAAESAMFDTRPTLADAEIQGRLGDVFSVADRRGGFIGEGLPAAHADAEGVPADIPEESYMFSGFFAGRAGTQASEDRVTIDDGPYAGGTTIHLSRINEAFDNWWELAQSDRVKRLFSAEFSPEDIDRGTLPFADMVREHASTEGEVGHFEKVARARKDGEPIVLRRDFNTIDGGQAGIHFLSLQERPRDFEEVRDAMNGWWLREEHEELRDRQNNGLLEFIEVASRSNFYVPPRDKRAFPAP; this is encoded by the coding sequence ATGAACTCGCGCCGAGGGCTGCTGCTTCGACTCTCCGCACTCTCCGGAGCAGCCGGTCTCAGCGGGTGTTCGTCCCTGCTGGCCAGGCAAGCGGAGTCGCCGACGGGTGACCTCGACCCGAACCCCCGAGCCGACGAACTCCCGAGACGGCAACACGCCTGGAACGCGCGCCTCCGGAGCGACGCCGCCGGCAACGACCTGTTGCCACGTCATTTCCGTCTGTTCATGCTCGACCTCGACGGGTCACCGTCGGATTCTGCCGCGGAGACTGTCGAGCTAGCGATGCGAACACTGGAAGACGCCTACGAGTTCACCAGTTCGGGGCTCCTGCATATGCTCGGCTGGGGGACGAGCTACTTCGACACCTACGGGTCGCTCGATTCGTCCCCGATACGCAGCCCGCGAGTCCTCTCCCGGACGGACAACCCCGACCTGCAGTCTTTCGACGCGATGCTCGTCCTCGCGAGCGACGTTCCCTCGCACCTCGCGGCCGCCGAGTCGGCGATGTTCGACACGCGGCCGACGCTCGCGGACGCGGAGATTCAGGGTCGACTCGGCGACGTGTTCTCCGTCGCCGACCGCCGCGGCGGCTTCATCGGCGAGGGGCTCCCGGCGGCCCACGCCGACGCGGAGGGCGTCCCCGCCGACATCCCCGAGGAGTCGTATATGTTCTCGGGCTTTTTCGCCGGCCGGGCCGGGACGCAGGCCAGCGAGGACCGCGTCACCATCGACGACGGCCCCTACGCCGGCGGGACGACGATACACCTCTCACGAATCAACGAGGCCTTCGACAACTGGTGGGAACTCGCCCAGTCCGACCGCGTCAAGCGACTGTTCTCGGCGGAGTTCTCGCCGGAGGACATCGACAGAGGTACCCTCCCCTTCGCCGACATGGTCCGCGAGCACGCGAGCACAGAGGGGGAGGTCGGCCACTTCGAGAAGGTGGCCCGCGCCCGCAAGGACGGGGAGCCGATTGTCCTCCGGCGCGATTTCAACACGATTGACGGCGGCCAGGCCGGGATTCACTTCCTCTCGTTACAGGAACGCCCGCGTGACTTCGAGGAAGTCCGGGACGCGATGAACGGGTGGTGGCTCCGGGAGGAACACGAGGAACTCCGGGATCGACAGAACAACGGCCTGCTGGAATTCATCGAGGTTGCGTCACGCTCGAACTT
- a CDS encoding hydrogenase iron-sulfur subunit, producing MNTGAFVCSCGGSCDIDLEAVRDGVSDVDVVASSELLCQDGLAGMSQVIEEYDLDQVIATTPEPSCQDRIRGLADEHGLHPEASVFVDHRETNAWVHDGAAATDKTARLINAKRAGLHEEAPSRTVSKDAGNRVAVVGDPEAARSLTDGADVTFVADGRDFADVEGLGDVTMERGRVVDIDGSYGEYELTLEARVTDDCIDCMDCVREGPDGMVIEFPVDIHPDAPDGEWTNICPTDAIDLDGVTHTVEVDQVIYPGGRDNARGGRLGFYTGPVDAGTIAAVESQLGGIEKPQFLDLEMDVCAAGASSQEGCTACVDACPHGAVDRPTIDSVEFDEVACENCGACTSACPTGATQLREPSNRRLAREVEALLEDDSDEGLLSRGDSAGIDTQVVAFVCSEYAAERLRAHGRKAVQSGDLDYPPILPVRVNCTDTVGEAHVMHALAAGADGVAIVGCGGSCLHSGPDPKQELVDRLNQATTDLGLGDRVGFFAPEAGNPQAFVESLSGFVEFGLDETPIPAGDYEATGRSDTDREEPRPNPDFDSHGWTLESVRTILDHVEPEREVIRGLKDFGVMDVNDACTLTPTCTNLCPADAIKRTGEGELAFNHADCVNCGLCEEGCPETAITMHDGLDLSLLPENRDGEAWVTVHEGDMLECVRCGKPFTSVASADKIEAEVGDRVEGLAPDADHSVFEYCSDCRSRLLFDQGEKR from the coding sequence ATGAACACGGGCGCCTTCGTGTGTTCCTGTGGGGGATCGTGCGATATCGACCTCGAAGCGGTACGGGACGGTGTCAGCGATGTCGACGTCGTGGCCAGTTCCGAACTGCTCTGTCAGGACGGCCTGGCCGGGATGTCACAGGTCATTGAGGAGTACGATCTCGATCAGGTCATCGCGACGACACCGGAACCGTCGTGTCAGGATCGCATCCGCGGGCTCGCCGACGAACACGGCCTTCACCCCGAGGCGTCGGTGTTCGTCGACCACCGGGAAACCAACGCCTGGGTCCACGACGGGGCCGCGGCCACCGACAAGACGGCCCGTCTCATCAATGCAAAGCGGGCCGGCCTCCACGAGGAAGCGCCGTCGCGGACGGTGTCGAAAGACGCCGGGAACCGCGTCGCCGTCGTTGGTGATCCGGAAGCAGCGCGGTCACTGACCGACGGCGCCGACGTGACGTTCGTTGCGGACGGGCGGGACTTCGCGGACGTGGAAGGGCTCGGCGACGTGACGATGGAGCGCGGCCGCGTCGTCGACATCGATGGCTCCTACGGCGAGTACGAACTCACGCTGGAAGCCCGCGTCACCGACGACTGCATCGACTGCATGGACTGCGTTCGAGAGGGGCCGGACGGAATGGTGATCGAGTTCCCTGTCGATATTCACCCCGACGCGCCCGACGGCGAATGGACGAACATCTGCCCGACCGACGCTATCGATCTGGACGGCGTCACCCACACCGTCGAAGTCGACCAGGTCATCTACCCCGGCGGCCGGGACAACGCCCGCGGTGGCCGGCTTGGCTTCTATACGGGTCCCGTCGACGCCGGAACCATCGCCGCCGTCGAATCGCAACTGGGCGGCATCGAGAAGCCGCAGTTCCTCGACCTAGAGATGGACGTCTGTGCCGCCGGGGCATCTAGCCAGGAGGGGTGTACGGCCTGTGTGGACGCCTGCCCCCACGGCGCGGTCGACCGGCCGACTATCGACTCTGTGGAGTTCGACGAGGTGGCCTGCGAGAACTGCGGGGCCTGTACGAGTGCCTGTCCGACTGGCGCGACACAGCTCCGCGAGCCCTCGAACCGGCGGCTTGCGCGCGAAGTCGAGGCGCTGCTAGAAGACGATTCGGATGAAGGCTTGCTGTCGCGCGGCGACAGCGCAGGTATCGACACCCAGGTCGTCGCCTTCGTCTGCTCGGAGTACGCCGCCGAACGGCTCCGCGCACACGGACGCAAAGCCGTCCAATCGGGCGACCTCGACTACCCGCCGATTCTCCCGGTCCGGGTCAACTGCACGGACACGGTCGGTGAAGCACACGTCATGCACGCGCTGGCGGCCGGCGCGGACGGCGTCGCCATCGTCGGCTGTGGCGGCTCCTGCCTCCACTCTGGCCCGGACCCCAAGCAGGAGCTGGTCGACCGGCTCAATCAGGCGACGACCGATCTGGGCCTGGGCGACCGGGTCGGCTTCTTCGCGCCGGAGGCCGGCAACCCCCAAGCCTTCGTCGAATCGCTGTCTGGCTTCGTCGAGTTCGGCCTCGACGAGACGCCGATTCCGGCTGGCGACTACGAGGCGACCGGCCGCAGCGACACCGACCGCGAGGAGCCCCGCCCCAATCCCGACTTCGACAGCCACGGCTGGACCTTAGAGAGTGTCCGAACCATTCTCGACCACGTCGAGCCCGAACGCGAGGTGATCCGCGGGCTGAAGGACTTCGGCGTCATGGACGTCAACGACGCGTGTACGCTGACGCCGACCTGCACGAACCTCTGTCCGGCTGACGCGATCAAGCGAACCGGCGAGGGCGAACTGGCGTTCAACCACGCGGACTGCGTGAACTGCGGCCTCTGTGAGGAGGGGTGTCCGGAGACGGCGATCACGATGCATGACGGGCTCGACCTCTCCTTGCTCCCCGAGAACCGCGACGGCGAGGCCTGGGTGACCGTCCACGAGGGCGATATGCTGGAATGCGTTCGCTGTGGCAAACCGTTCACCAGCGTCGCCTCCGCCGACAAGATCGAGGCGGAGGTCGGCGACCGGGTCGAGGGGCTGGCCCCCGACGCCGACCACAGCGTCTTCGAGTACTGCAGCGACTGTCGGAGTCGCCTGCTGTTCGACCAGGGGGAGAAACGATGA